A stretch of DNA from Desulfosarcina ovata subsp. ovata:
CTGCAAGCCTCATGGCCAAATCCTCAGCCTTGATTTCCAGTTGGTCCACCGGGACAACCTCCGTAACTAACCCTATGGATAATGCCTTTTCAGCCTTAATTGTGACGCCCGCCAAGAGCATTTCCGCGGCAGGTCCAAGCCCTACCAGTCGCGTCAGCCTCTGTGTCCCACCGCCACCCGGAATAATACCTAACGTAATTTCGGGAAGTCCTAAAACGGCATTCTCTGCCGCCAACCTGAAATCGCAGCAAAGTGCAACCTCAAGTCCACCTCCAAGAGCAAAACCTGAAATAGCGGCGATCGTCGGTTTTGGCAAATCAGCAAGGCGCTCCTGCATTCTCGTTGTTAATTCAACTAATCGAAAAGCGGAGTTCACATCAGCATCGGATAGTGGTTTTATATCAGCACCAGCTATAAAAGCCTTCTCATTGCCAATCATTATAACGGCTTTGATCTCATCATTGCTCTCACACTCAACAATCACCCTTTCAATTTCGGTTATCACTTGCGCATTCATGGCATTTAGCTTTTTGGGTCGATTGAATCGTATCCAAGCTATGCCATCTTTAACAGAAAAAAGAATCGTTTTGTATTCCATAAACAGTGCCTCCTGAGTAATGTGGTTTAAAAGAAACGGACACTTTGCTAAGAACGATTCACAGGAAAGCGAGTTGTCCCATGAATGCTTGAAAAACCAGCCGCCGTTTCACCAAAGAATTCATAGCAGACACTGTTGGCCTGGTCCTGAACAAGTTGTACAGCTGTACCGAAGCAAAATTCGGTTTTATTCGGCAGCAAGTGAAGGTCCATCCGGTCACCGTGCTTTGCCAGATGATGCGGGTCAACCGGAGTGGTTTTTATCAGTACCTGAAATAAAAAGACCAGAGTCCGAGAAATAGTCCAGCAAAGATTGCTCTGAAAGCTCAGCTTATTGCCATCTTTAGAGAACATCGCAATAAATACAGTCAGAAGTAATCGATTATATCTGCTACTACAATGGCATCCGTCTGCGTCCAGTCCTGTGGTATTAAATCTTGCCTATTTTTCTGACGCCGGTTCCATAGATGGTTATGGAAACGCGAGGGCTTCGGTTAAAACAAAAGCTGCCTGGAGAAAGGCGCTATTGCAACCTCTACCATTACACTTGAGCCCTTGGATCCTGGAATCCTTGAACCCTTATTTTCTTAGTCCTTCCCTGACATTCGGCCAATGGCATTGGTTAGCTTTTGCATTCCATATTTGTCTACCAGTACTTCCAACCCGATCTCCAACTCCCCCTGCTCCACCTCTTCTTCGACTTCCTCTTCCCTCTCTTCGTAAACTAGCGCATCAGCCGGGCACCACTTAACACACAAGGGTTCTTCTTCGTCTTCGCACATATCACACTTTAGGGGGAGACCGGAATCGGGTTCTTTGAACTCCTCCCTGGACGGGCAGGAAGCCCTGCAAAAGGCACACTCGTCGTACTCCTTTCCGTCAATGATATATTTGTCTCTACCGGCGCATTCAGCAACAGTATATTCTCCCGCGTAGACAGGAACATATATGTCTCTTAGGGGATCACGTAATATTCGAATACGGGATCTGGCCGGATTATTACTGCTATATTTTGGTGAAGCGTGAAAGGCGGAGCATATCACCTCGCATGCCCGACACCCATGGCATTTATCAATATTTATTTTTATCGTTTTAATTGTTTTCTTTTTTTTCTCACCTGTCACGGTTACCACCCCCCTTCGCTTTATTCCTTCTCTTTTTCCGCCGAAGCGTCGTTGGAAGAAGCATCTTCACTATCCATCGATATTCCCCTTTTAACAAAATCCTCGTATACGTAATCCAACCCCAACTCATTTAAGGACTCTTTAGTCGGAATACCCTCATCATTCCAACCCTTGTATTTGTAATACGTATCTAAGAGATCCTTTTCAAGATCGGGAAACCGATGCTTCCAATGATCCTCTGGCGGTTTCTCGTCTTTTTTTCTCATACCTCGTCTTATATTAATTGCTCTGACCAAAGTTCGGTATCTTTTTGCTGCTTTCGTCAGTTTCTCTTCATCCATTTCGATCCCGGCCCCGGATGAAATAAATTTAGGGAAATTGTGTATATGATATGGAGGTTTCATGGGAAATGATGACAAACCGGCGCACATTCCAAGGGCGTCATCAATGTAGTGCATCCGCTCTTGCCAGTCAACAATATCACAACACATTTCAACAGTGGGGTAATAGGGAATTGAATTTTCTCCGCGAAGCTCCCAGTCAAGAAAATATTGCTTAAACTTTTCATCAGGAACCTGGAACCAATCCTTGACAAACTCTTCTCTTTGCTCTCTTTTCGGAAAAGGTCCTTGGGGGAACTGCCCTTCAATCTGTGTAATGCTTATTTTCTCTCCTGTACAATACATAAGGAAATAAATTGGATTCATCATTGATAGCTTGAGAGGCAGTTGTTCTTGTTTCTTAATATTATTATGTGCATATGCTTCTGCGCTCTTACCGATCTCTTTGGCCGCCCAATACGTACCATTGGCCAGAATATCTCCAACTCCTTCCCTATTGACAATTTTGTCAAGCAGATAGTAGAATCTGCCCTCATTGTCTTCCGGCATTTCCGGAAAGTCTTTATCCGTCAAAATGCCGTTTTCTAAAAGTTCAAGTGCGAAGGCCATCACTTGCGGTGTTGAGAATCCGTCCAGGCCATACTCCGTTGCACGCTGGGCGATTCTCAAACCAAATTCCAGGTCTGAAAATGCAGCCATTGTGTATGTAAGTTTCGAAAAACATTTCATCATGTATGTTGGTAGCCCCGGGACGGATATTGTTGCTCCGCATTGCATCGGACAGTTGTAGCAACTTATTAACCGCGTCCGCATACTATCCAGCGTCTCCATCCATTTCGTTGCGACGTCCTCGGTCCAGAAATCTTTTCTGCGGGTGCGGGCATTTCCCCAGACGAAATTTGTGGTGTGCCACTTCTCATCATGGATTGCCATCTCTTGCGGTGACCCAAGTACGGAAAGAACAGGCTCTACCCACTTAATTGGATTTTCGTTCCGGAATTTTATATATTCCATCACTTCATTGCAAAGTTCAATGTATTCCAGCGGCTGAGCAATATTTATGTCCGTTGTCCCTCGAACAACTATCGCCTTTACCCCTTTGTCTCCCATAACGGCACCGATTCCGCCTCGGCTGGCACTGGACCTTCCCTGCTCGATGGAAGCAAAATAGACCCTGTTTTCACCGGCCAGGCCAATAGCAGCTACCTGGGCTCTCGGCTCCTCCAACTCGTGCTTAATAAGTTCTGCAGTTTCAATGGCGCCCTTACCCTGCAAATGAGAGGCATCACGTATTTCTACTTTGTCATTGTTTATCCACAAATAAACCAGATCGGGGGATTTGCCGCGAAGGATCACTTTGTCATAACCGGCATATTTCAATTCCGGTGCCCAAAATCCGCCCATCATTGAAAATGCCATTAACCTGGTCAGAGGAGAAATGGTAGAAACAATGGTGCGGTTACAACCGGTAGCAGGTGTGCCACACAAAAGACCGGCGCCGAATATTAAAAGATTCTCTGGAGAAAAAGCATCAACCTCAGGCGGAACCCTGTCCCACAATATCTTGGCGTTAGTACCTAAACCCCCCAGATAAAGCTCGGTATCTCTTGGATCAGTTGCGACCCGCTCAATATTTCCCCGGGTTAGATCAACTTCTAAATTAAACCCTGTCTCTGCGTACCTCATTTTTTTTCCCTTCTAAATAGTGCCTGAACGAAAACTTATATGCTCTTTTAGAACTGGGACTTAGCTCAATTCAGACGCTTGAAGATTTAACCTTTTTCTCGCTAATTTTAAATTTACTATAAACAGGTCATAAATGCTTCTCTTTGGAAACCATTATTTTGCGCGTAAAAACACATCTTTTTACAAATATGTAGCCCAAAACAATAAAAGAGAAAAAATGACGTCTATTGATAATTTTCTCGAAAATCAGGCTGCTGGCATCGTAACCTACTGTATTTATAAGACCCAGATTTTTATAGGGGTTTTCGTTCAGGCACTAAATAATTCTTTTGTATGCGCCATATATCACATCGCCTGGATCTGATCGTGTTTCTGCAGGCCCTGTGAACGCTTACGTTATCTTTTTGAAGAAAAAAATGCAGCACCCTGAAAAAGATATGTAAGCACCTTTTTTATCATTCTACTCCAACCCTAACATTCTCATAGATGTGGAAACATCAGATGCCATCTTTATAGAATATGTATAACCCGGCATACTTAAAAAAATTTTACCAATCTTTTTTTCACTTTCCGCAGGCCATGATGACATCCCAATAGTTACCATAATGTTCTCCTCTTTATGTCTTTTGCAGTTGACAAACGCGTGGTTTCAAAGCTGCATATAGCCTAGGCACTCATGAAATTTAAGTTCAATTTCTCAAACAAAATCATCGGCGCTACCATTAACGCCATAATACTTCTCGAATCGGTAACATCGCACTTAATCCCATCCCGACCGCTCCCAAGTCGAATTCAAAAATCTTTACAAGGGTTTATCTTTCAAAGAATAAAACCCGTTGGCCTTGATCATCGTTTCGGCCAGATAAGGAACCTTTCCCAAAGGCGATTTTGGTTTGTAATGGATAACATATTGAATATAATATGATATAATCAGAATAAAACCAATCGACAATGTGTTGCCTACAGGGGGTGCAATCCCATTTAGGGGCAAGCTTCAAATGTTCCTCGATTCAGTTGTAGCAAGTGTTCCAGCATATTATCCCAACGCCCGCAAAGTAATGTGCTCCTGAGAAAAAGCATGACCTCAGCGGTCTCACGCTTCCAAAAAATACCCGGCGCTTTCAACCGAAGATTGATCACGCGACGTATCGCGCTTTCAACACAACCGCTGCCGGTCGGCAGATTTAATAACCGAAAGGCCGCATACTGCATGCGGCGGAGATTTTTCACAAAGTAATTGTTGAACTTGTTCAATGCTTTCTTTAGCTTCGACGGATACGTGATGTACTGACGAATCTGATTTCGGATTTCCATCAAATTTCCTTGCCATAACAGGTCCTTCCAATTCTTGAGAATCGCCGTTCGCTCTTTGGCTTCAAGGGTTTTGGGAAGATGATCCGCGACAATATGCAAATTCTGTTTGGCATGGGTATAGTCGATCACTTGGAAACACGTCTTGGCTTCAAGCTTTTCTGCCAGTGAGGAAAATCGTTTCCAATATCTGCGATCGCCATCCGCGCAGAAAATTACTCCGTCGGCCTGGTCAACGCCGATTTGACGAAGATAATCTTCCAATAATTCAAACGCACCGTTGATGTCGGCCATCGTGGCATCGTAAAGCGGGGCAATTTCCTTGATCGGATTTGCCTGGGCGTCGAGCCATTGAATAACGATTTGTGTCGGCTCCCGCCAGTCGGAATAATATCCTCTCCGTTTTTGATGGGAAGCCAACCGCCCCTTTTTGGTCCGGCGTTCACGAAGGCGGCCACCATCAATGCACACGAACAAAACGCGGCCGGTTACATGGTCATTTTCCGATAATGTTATCCGATGCCGATTCTCCATGGAGCGATTGCCCATGTGCATACACAACCGCCGGATCGTTTTAATATCCATGTCGATGCCAACAGAAGACAAGGTCCGATTGGCAATCTCAAATGACGGACACAATAAGCTTGCCTGAACAGACGCCGATGCCAAAACAGCGCTGCAACGATCCATAAAACCCAGATAGGCCAACCCCAGGTGAATACCGCTTTTCGGTTTCCGTTTCTTCCTTTTACGACCACGGCGAGATTTCGGAAGCGCTTTGGCAAAATAAGGGGATTCAATCGGTAGCGATCGGCCGGATAAAAGCCGAATGCTGGTGGGTTTGAATCCCTTGAAGCGAAATCCGAGTTTTGCTGCCAGCTTTTTTACGGCTTTAAAAAAACATGGATCGGAAAACAGATTTTCAATGGAAGATACAATCAAGTCCTCAATTGTGGAGAAGAGGGCTGTGCGCAGATCGATGATCAGCCGGTTGGCATCGGAATGTGTCTGGAAATTGGAAAGGGTTTCATCAATGGTCCGTTGCAGCTTTTGAATATCGACAGTGGTCTCCATGGCTCGCCTCGCAGATAGCAGGTTCTCGAATGCCTGCCGTGCAAGTAGCGAAGCTTCAGCCTGCGGCACATAAGCGCTTTTTGAAATCGGCTGTCAACGGATAAACGTACAGGTCTTTGACCGGCACCTTCAACTTTCGATAGCGATCTTGACGGCTGCGGCCTTTGGTTTGCCCCAATTTTAGCCAGTTGGCAGCCTGATAACAGGTCCCTTCAAAGCGGGAACGATCGACGAAGGTTTCGACCAGGCACAAATCGTGACCATAGCGCGTGGACCAATCGGACCGCAACCGCCTGAGACAAGCGCCCAGAATGAAACTGGCCAAGTTGGGAATGCGAACCCAGGGTAGAATCAAAAACCGGGTGTTGTTGGTCAACAGCTTCAGATTCCCTTGGCGTGTAGCCACGTTCCATCCGATGTAACGGTCTCGTGGTGTTGTTTTCCAGGCTGCCGATCCAAAAAGCAGGCAGGCCAGGGGCCTTTCGTGGCGATCATAGACCATATACTTCATATGCTCGCCAACGTGACCCCGGCACCCCAAATAATGGTAGCGATCCATTAGACAATGAAAAAGGTGATCGTTGTCTGAACGGCCACTGACCATGATGATTTCAACAGGACGAAGATCGTCCAGCACTCCCTCGATGGGGTCGCGACGATGAGGCATGTCAGGTATCTGCCGGGAATGATTTCCCGGTCGCAACGGTGGCGGCAGCACGATGAACTGGCGTTGTTCTAGCTTACGCAACATTGAACGGCAGGCAATATCTTTGGGCTGACCTTTATCGGTGCGCCAATTCCACATTCGGCACAGTTCGATGGATAACCGACTGCGGTGCCAATCCGGATTGTCGGCCATCAGCCGACGAATCAGTTCAATATCTTCGGAAAATAATTTGCGCCCCTGAATGGTCATGCTCTCACTCATGGACGACACCTTATCGAAGATAGCGTTTTGAGTCCAGCTTTATTTTTCAAAGAGCGAGAAAATCGGTACCATTACGCCTGTTAGTAAATTTGCCCCAATTTGGGTTTACACCCCCTACAGGCTATTGGCCGAAACGATGATCAAGGCCAACCCGTGAATATCAGGATACAAACTCCATTTGATCAATTTATAATGTATTATTGACGGTTTACCATATTAATGAACTCCTCGGCCTGAAAAACCCTTAAAAGAGGATATAGAGGAGAGTTCCTGTAAATATCCATATATATTTGGTGTATTTTTTTATCATGAGCTGCGGTGCAATCTTCAATAAGAATAGTTTTAAAATCATGTGAGAGAGCGTCAAAGACTGTACCCAATATACAAAAAGTTGTTGCAATCCCGGTAACAACTACAGTGTCTATTCGCCAGGTTCTAAGGGTTTGATCTAGATCTGTTTTAAAAAAAGCACTAAACCGCCTTTTTCCCATAATAATATCATCTGATCCACGGTGAATATCATTTATGACTTCAGCGCCATGAGTCCCTCTAATAGCATGCGGTTTCAATTTGCTATTAAAGATAAAATCCTCTTTCAAAAAACTGTCAGATGCAAAGATCACCGGGTATTTTATTTTCCTTGCAACTGCCAACAAATGATTCAGGGCAGGTAAAAATGCTCTTGCTTCATCAGTCAGGCGATTACCTTTTGTCCCCTCGAAATTATCCTTGATCATATCAATGACAAGAACGGCTGCACGCATTTTTTTACCTTTGTTGAATGATACGACATTTGTCGTATCCTTAGTCGTAAACAAATACTACACTTTTATAATACAGGCATCAGCTTGGGCTAGGCCACCACAAATTGCACCAATAGCGTAACCACCGCCCTGGCGTTTTAGTTCATACATAAGATTCATCATTATTCTAGCGCCGCTAGCTGTATTTGGATGTCCAATAGCAATTGCACTGCCGTTAATATTTGTCTTTTTTTGAATTCTTTTTGCTTTTTCCCGATCATTATCACATGCGACTTCAATGCTCACAATTGGTACTGCTGCAAATGCTTCGTTAATTTCCATCACCCGAACGTCATCGATGAAAAGATCCGCCATTTTCAAAACTTTTTTGATCGCAAATCCGGGTCCTTCCGGCATTCTATTCGGATGAATAGCAATGGAAGTCATCGCAACAATCTCGCCTAACACATCGAGACCCAAATCCTTGGCTTTGCGTTTTGCCATTAGCAACAATGCCGTGGCTCCGTCATTAAGCCCAGGCGCATTACCAGCGGTGATAGCTCTTGTTCCGTAAACGGGTTTCAAGCGGGATAGTCTTTCAAGACTGCTATCAGCCCTGTATTGCTCGTCAATGTCCAACATTCCAAAACCGCCGCCCTTCTTAGGTATTTCTATCGGGATGATTTCATCTTTAAATTTTCCTGCTTTCCAAGCCTCACCGTAATTTTGATGGCTCCTTAATGCCCACTCATCCATTTCCTCGCGGGTAATTTTATATTCGTTGGCAACGTCATCCGTATCAACAGAGACCGGATTAAAATCTTTGTAACCAAGTTGAAACAGCGGATCTTCCATTTCAACATTTCCGATTCTAAATCCTTTGTATCTTAACCCTCGAACTATGAGCGGCTCCTGGCTAAAGCTGGTAGCTCCTCCTGCAATAGCAACATCTATCTCTCCGAGTTTAATAGCCATAGAGGCAAGTTTAGCTGCCGACATGGCGGAAACACAGGCCTTATCTATGCTGATAGATGGTGTTTCCGAAGGCAGCCCGGCCTTTAATAAAGTCTGCCGCGCAGCTACTGGTGTGAATACATCCTTACATACAGACGTATCACCTACCCCCCAAAAGACCTCATCAACAACATTGCTTTCCAAATTCAACCTGTTAAGAACTTCCTTCATCGGAATAGCCCCTAGATCGAAATAATCCATATCTTTCAGAGAGCCACAATATCTTCCAAAGGGAGACCTAGCTGCGCTTACAATGACTATCTCTTCATCCTTCATCACCTTCCCCCTTTTTTCTATTTATTATATTCATAAAAGCCTTTATTTGTTTTCCTGCCTAAACGTCCTGCCCTGACCATTTGCCTCAATAACGGCGCAGGTTGGTATTTATCGCCAAGTTCTCTATGCAACGTCTCAAGGCCATGAAGAACAATATCTACCCCGACAAGATCGATCAATTCAAGTGGTCCCATCGGAAAATTACAGCAAAATTTCATATTTTTATCAATTTCTATCGGTTTATTTCCCTCCATAACACATTTCACAGCTTCATTTAGCATGGCATCCAAAATCCTGCTAGATATAAATCCCGCATAATCAAGGGATTCTACAGGCTCTTTATCTAAACTTCTAATGAAATCTTTTACAATTACCACTATTTCTTCAGAGGTTTCCATACCTGGAATTATTTCCACTCCCCGCATCAAAGGAACAGGGTTCATAAAATGAATCCCGATAATACGCTCCGGGTTTTTTGTTCCCGCGGCTAATGCGGCTATCGGCAAGGTTGAAGTATTTGACCCAAGAATCGCTTGTTTCTTACAAATTTTATCAAATTCATTCAAAAGATCCTTTTTTACGCTTAGGTCTTCAAAAACCGCTTCAATAACTAGATCAGCAGTATTAGCGGTATTTAGACTGGTTGAAGGTGTTATACGTTGTAGGATTTCTTCCATTTCTTCATTAGTTTTCTTCCCTTTATCAACAAGTCTTTTTAAACTTTTCTTAATAATTGCGATTCCCCGATCAATAAATTTATTTTTTAAATCATACAATGTTACCTGGAATCCAGCCTGCGCCACAACCTGGGCAATACCGCTTCCCATCGTACCGGCACCAGCAATAAAAACGTTATTTATTTTATGCATATGTACTCTATCTCCTTTTTCTCTTTACGATATCATTTGGTTGGAAACAATATCCAAACGGGGTTAAACACTTGAGTCCCAAGGTCTCGGTTGCCAAGTGCATAGCCCCATAAAAAGAATCGTACATTTCCTCGTCCACCTAATGCACCGATTTTTTCCCATTATTATTCCAACGTCCGAATGTCATGATCGTTATACTTTTTGCGCCCTTTATAACAATTATTTCTCTATTTGTATGAATTCCGTTTGTACCCCATTCATAGATTTCGGATGAATAAAATTGACCCTGCCTCCAGGAAATGATAGTGGCTTATCCGAAACAAATTTTACTCCTTGATCAACCACTTCCTTCATTGCTTTTTCAAGATCATCAACCTCAAAGGATACCAAAAAAACACCCTCGCCATTTTTTGCGACAAATTGAGCCAAAGCAACTTTCTCATTATCTCCTGCCAGAATAAAAATATTCGCTTCACCTACCTTCAATTTAGCGCCAATTATGCCTGGAACAGCGAAATCAC
This window harbors:
- a CDS encoding cysteine hydrolase family protein, with protein sequence MRAAVLVIDMIKDNFEGTKGNRLTDEARAFLPALNHLLAVARKIKYPVIFASDSFLKEDFIFNSKLKPHAIRGTHGAEVINDIHRGSDDIIMGKRRFSAFFKTDLDQTLRTWRIDTVVVTGIATTFCILGTVFDALSHDFKTILIEDCTAAHDKKIHQIYMDIYRNSPLYPLLRVFQAEEFINMVNRQ
- a CDS encoding Druantia anti-phage system protein DruA; protein product: MSESMTIQGRKLFSEDIELIRRLMADNPDWHRSRLSIELCRMWNWRTDKGQPKDIACRSMLRKLEQRQFIVLPPPLRPGNHSRQIPDMPHRRDPIEGVLDDLRPVEIIMVSGRSDNDHLFHCLMDRYHYLGCRGHVGEHMKYMVYDRHERPLACLLFGSAAWKTTPRDRYIGWNVATRQGNLKLLTNNTRFLILPWVRIPNLASFILGACLRRLRSDWSTRYGHDLCLVETFVDRSRFEGTCYQAANWLKLGQTKGRSRQDRYRKLKVPVKDLYVYPLTADFKKRLCAAG
- a CDS encoding aldehyde ferredoxin oxidoreductase N-terminal domain-containing protein codes for the protein MRYAETGFNLEVDLTRGNIERVATDPRDTELYLGGLGTNAKILWDRVPPEVDAFSPENLLIFGAGLLCGTPATGCNRTIVSTISPLTRLMAFSMMGGFWAPELKYAGYDKVILRGKSPDLVYLWINNDKVEIRDASHLQGKGAIETAELIKHELEEPRAQVAAIGLAGENRVYFASIEQGRSSASRGGIGAVMGDKGVKAIVVRGTTDINIAQPLEYIELCNEVMEYIKFRNENPIKWVEPVLSVLGSPQEMAIHDEKWHTTNFVWGNARTRRKDFWTEDVATKWMETLDSMRTRLISCYNCPMQCGATISVPGLPTYMMKCFSKLTYTMAAFSDLEFGLRIAQRATEYGLDGFSTPQVMAFALELLENGILTDKDFPEMPEDNEGRFYYLLDKIVNREGVGDILANGTYWAAKEIGKSAEAYAHNNIKKQEQLPLKLSMMNPIYFLMYCTGEKISITQIEGQFPQGPFPKREQREEFVKDWFQVPDEKFKQYFLDWELRGENSIPYYPTVEMCCDIVDWQERMHYIDDALGMCAGLSSFPMKPPYHIHNFPKFISSGAGIEMDEEKLTKAAKRYRTLVRAINIRRGMRKKDEKPPEDHWKHRFPDLEKDLLDTYYKYKGWNDEGIPTKESLNELGLDYVYEDFVKRGISMDSEDASSNDASAEKEKE
- a CDS encoding 3-hydroxyacyl-CoA dehydrogenase family protein, with product MHKINNVFIAGAGTMGSGIAQVVAQAGFQVTLYDLKNKFIDRGIAIIKKSLKRLVDKGKKTNEEMEEILQRITPSTSLNTANTADLVIEAVFEDLSVKKDLLNEFDKICKKQAILGSNTSTLPIAALAAGTKNPERIIGIHFMNPVPLMRGVEIIPGMETSEEIVVIVKDFIRSLDKEPVESLDYAGFISSRILDAMLNEAVKCVMEGNKPIEIDKNMKFCCNFPMGPLELIDLVGVDIVLHGLETLHRELGDKYQPAPLLRQMVRAGRLGRKTNKGFYEYNK
- a CDS encoding thiolase family protein, encoding MKDEEIVIVSAARSPFGRYCGSLKDMDYFDLGAIPMKEVLNRLNLESNVVDEVFWGVGDTSVCKDVFTPVAARQTLLKAGLPSETPSISIDKACVSAMSAAKLASMAIKLGEIDVAIAGGATSFSQEPLIVRGLRYKGFRIGNVEMEDPLFQLGYKDFNPVSVDTDDVANEYKITREEMDEWALRSHQNYGEAWKAGKFKDEIIPIEIPKKGGGFGMLDIDEQYRADSSLERLSRLKPVYGTRAITAGNAPGLNDGATALLLMAKRKAKDLGLDVLGEIVAMTSIAIHPNRMPEGPGFAIKKVLKMADLFIDDVRVMEINEAFAAVPIVSIEVACDNDREKAKRIQKKTNINGSAIAIGHPNTASGARIMMNLMYELKRQGGGYAIGAICGGLAQADACIIKV
- a CDS encoding (4Fe-4S)-binding protein, whose amino-acid sequence is MTGEKKKKTIKTIKINIDKCHGCRACEVICSAFHASPKYSSNNPARSRIRILRDPLRDIYVPVYAGEYTVAECAGRDKYIIDGKEYDECAFCRASCPSREEFKEPDSGLPLKCDMCEDEEEPLCVKWCPADALVYEEREEEVEEEVEQGELEIGLEVLVDKYGMQKLTNAIGRMSGKD
- a CDS encoding VOC family protein; translation: MVKGLYGFNVAVKKESHKEVVERWAAIFGVQPVYLKPSDFAVPGIIGAKLKVGEANIFILAGDNEKVALAQFVAKNGEGVFLVSFEVDDLEKAMKEVVDQGVKFVSDKPLSFPGGRVNFIHPKSMNGVQTEFIQIEK
- a CDS encoding enoyl-CoA hydratase/isomerase family protein, whose protein sequence is MEYKTILFSVKDGIAWIRFNRPKKLNAMNAQVITEIERVIVECESNDEIKAVIMIGNEKAFIAGADIKPLSDADVNSAFRLVELTTRMQERLADLPKPTIAAISGFALGGGLEVALCCDFRLAAENAVLGLPEITLGIIPGGGGTQRLTRLVGLGPAAEMLLAGVTIKAEKALSIGLVTEVVPVDQLEIKAEDLAMRLAVIPAVAMKACKTAMRSGLNCGLKEGLRIEEMAFCMLFGTLDQKEGMKAFLEKRKPKFLGK